One genomic window of Elaeis guineensis isolate ETL-2024a chromosome 2, EG11, whole genome shotgun sequence includes the following:
- the LOC105038077 gene encoding DEAD-box ATP-dependent RNA helicase 15 isoform X1, translating into MGEARENDAYEEELLDYEEDEEKASDAVAAKGANETAKKGYVGIHSSGFRDFLLKPELLRAIVDSGFEHPSEVQHECIPQAILGMDVICQAKSGMGKTAVFVLSTLQQIEPVSGQVAALVLCHTRELAYQICHEFERFSTYLPDIKVAVFYGGVHIAKHKDILKNECPHIVVGTPGRILALARDKDLSLKNVRHFILDECDKMLESLDMRRDVQEIFKMTPHDKQVMMFSATLSKEIRPVCKRFMQDPMEIYVDDEAKLTLHGLVQHYIKLSELEKNRKLNDLLDALDFNQVVIFVKSVNRAAELNKLLVECNFPSICIHSGMSQEERLMRYKGFKEGHKRILVATDLVGRGIDIERVNIVINYDMPDSADTYLHRVGRAGRFGTKGLAITFVSSASDSDVLNQVQERFEVDIKELPEQIDTSTYMPS; encoded by the exons ATGGGTGAAGCAAGGGAAAACGATGCTTACGAGGAGGAGCTTCTTGACTACGAAGAGGACGAGGAGAAGGCCTCTGACGCCGTTGCGGCCAAGGGTGCTAACGAGACGGCGAAGAA GGGATATGTTGGAATTCATAGTTCTGGATTCAGAGACTTCCTGTTGAAGCCAGAGCTTCTCCGGGCAATCGTAGATTCAGGGTTTGAGCATCCTTCTGAAG TACAACATGAGTGCATCCCTCAAGCTATTTTGGGAATGGATGTTATCTGTCAAGCAAAGTCTGGGATGGGGAAGACTGCTGTTTTTGTTCTCTCAACACTTCAGCAAATCGAGCCTGTTTCAGGCCAGGTTGCTGCACTTGTTTTGTGCCATACGAGAGAGTTAGCTTACCAG ATTTGCCACGAGTTTGAGAGGTTCAGCACGTACTTGCCCGATATTAAAGTTGCTGTGTTCTATGGAGGAGTTCACATTGCAAAACACAAGGATATACTGAAGAATGAGTGTCCTCACATCGTAGTTGGGACACCAGGAAGAATACTGGCACTTGCTCGGGATAAGGATCTTTCTTTGAAGAATGTGAGGCATTTCATTCTTGATGAATGCGACAAGATGCTTGAGTCACTTG ACATGCGGAGAGATGTGCAGGAGATTTTCAAAATGACACCTCATGATAAGCAAGTCATGATGTTTTCAGCGACTCTCAGCAAGGAGATCCGTCCTGTTTGCAAGAGATTTATGCAAGAT CCAATGGAAATATATGTGGACGATGAGGCCAAACTTACCCTGCATGGTTTAGTACAG CACTACATCAAACTGAGCGAGTTGGAAAAGAACCGAAAGTTGAATGATCTTTTGGATGCGCTGGACTTCAATCAGGTTGTGATCTTTGTCAAAAGTGTCAACAGAGCCGCAGAGCTGAACAAGTTGCTGGTGGAATGCAACTTTCCATCAATCTGCATCCACTCTGGAATGTCGCAGGAAGAGAG ATTGATGAGGTACAAGGGCTTCAAAGAAGGGCACAAGAGAATTCTCGTTGCTACTGATTTGGTTGGCAGAGGGATTGACATTGAGCGTGTGAACATTGTAATCAATTATGACATGCCAGATTCTGCTGACACATACTTGCACAGG GTTGGCAGAGCTGGTCGATTTGGAACCAAGGGACTTGCTATTACATTTGTCTCATCTGCCTCTGACTCAGATGTTCTTAATCAG GTTCAAGAGAGGTTTGAGGTGGACATAAAGGAGCTGCCAGAGCAAATTGATACCTCCACATACA TGCCATCGTGA
- the LOC105038077 gene encoding DEAD-box ATP-dependent RNA helicase 15 isoform X2 has product MDVICQAKSGMGKTAVFVLSTLQQIEPVSGQVAALVLCHTRELAYQICHEFERFSTYLPDIKVAVFYGGVHIAKHKDILKNECPHIVVGTPGRILALARDKDLSLKNVRHFILDECDKMLESLDMRRDVQEIFKMTPHDKQVMMFSATLSKEIRPVCKRFMQDPMEIYVDDEAKLTLHGLVQHYIKLSELEKNRKLNDLLDALDFNQVVIFVKSVNRAAELNKLLVECNFPSICIHSGMSQEERLMRYKGFKEGHKRILVATDLVGRGIDIERVNIVINYDMPDSADTYLHRVGRAGRFGTKGLAITFVSSASDSDVLNQVQERFEVDIKELPEQIDTSTYMPS; this is encoded by the exons ATGGATGTTATCTGTCAAGCAAAGTCTGGGATGGGGAAGACTGCTGTTTTTGTTCTCTCAACACTTCAGCAAATCGAGCCTGTTTCAGGCCAGGTTGCTGCACTTGTTTTGTGCCATACGAGAGAGTTAGCTTACCAG ATTTGCCACGAGTTTGAGAGGTTCAGCACGTACTTGCCCGATATTAAAGTTGCTGTGTTCTATGGAGGAGTTCACATTGCAAAACACAAGGATATACTGAAGAATGAGTGTCCTCACATCGTAGTTGGGACACCAGGAAGAATACTGGCACTTGCTCGGGATAAGGATCTTTCTTTGAAGAATGTGAGGCATTTCATTCTTGATGAATGCGACAAGATGCTTGAGTCACTTG ACATGCGGAGAGATGTGCAGGAGATTTTCAAAATGACACCTCATGATAAGCAAGTCATGATGTTTTCAGCGACTCTCAGCAAGGAGATCCGTCCTGTTTGCAAGAGATTTATGCAAGAT CCAATGGAAATATATGTGGACGATGAGGCCAAACTTACCCTGCATGGTTTAGTACAG CACTACATCAAACTGAGCGAGTTGGAAAAGAACCGAAAGTTGAATGATCTTTTGGATGCGCTGGACTTCAATCAGGTTGTGATCTTTGTCAAAAGTGTCAACAGAGCCGCAGAGCTGAACAAGTTGCTGGTGGAATGCAACTTTCCATCAATCTGCATCCACTCTGGAATGTCGCAGGAAGAGAG ATTGATGAGGTACAAGGGCTTCAAAGAAGGGCACAAGAGAATTCTCGTTGCTACTGATTTGGTTGGCAGAGGGATTGACATTGAGCGTGTGAACATTGTAATCAATTATGACATGCCAGATTCTGCTGACACATACTTGCACAGG GTTGGCAGAGCTGGTCGATTTGGAACCAAGGGACTTGCTATTACATTTGTCTCATCTGCCTCTGACTCAGATGTTCTTAATCAG GTTCAAGAGAGGTTTGAGGTGGACATAAAGGAGCTGCCAGAGCAAATTGATACCTCCACATACA TGCCATCGTGA
- the LOC105038023 gene encoding uncharacterized protein isoform X3, translating into MLASGRGVEINSTMDEINLLRQAQRHHLVVRGIGEEIDLEIGPGDDDPAFSSTTLVGVPMQESAAPEEQEDHKQLILASQAHNEEQQELVKLPQAKRKKKVVKKWREEWADTYKWAYVDSIDGTNRIFCSVCREYGRKHRRNPYGNEGSRNMQMSALEEHNNSLLHKEALRLQMASKDKCLPAIERPVYIKDLMLKSAGSILESVLRRDPHEVEFIQSVQEVVHSLDRVLSKNSQYVHILERLLEPERAIVFRVPWVDDKGETHVNRGFRVQFSQVLGPCRGGLRFHPSMNLSIAKFLAFEQTMQNALSPYKLGGAGGGSDFDPKGKSESEIMRFCQSFINELYRYLGPDQDLPAEDMGVSPREMGYLFGQYRRIVGQFQGSFTGPKIYWSGSSLRTEATGYGLVFFARLILADMNKELKGSRCVVSGAGKIAMHVLEKLLSCGAIPITISDSKGYLLDEEGFDYVKFSLLRDIKAQQRSLRDYLKSHAQAKYVEDAKPWNEHCDIAFPCASQNEIDQPDAVALVNSGCRILIEGSNMPCTPQAIDVLRKAKVLVAPAKAASAGGVAVGELELNHEYNLMQWSAEDFETKLQDTMKQMYERSLKAANDNGLKDSPELLRKL; encoded by the exons ATGCTGGCATCGGGGAGGGGTGTAGAGATAAACTCCACGATGGATGAGATCAACCTCCTTCGCCAGGCCCAGCGCCATCATCTGGTGGTGAGGGGGATAGGTGAGGAAATTGATTTAGAGATAGGGCCTGGTGACGATGATCCTGCATTTTCCAGCACCACTCTTGTTGGTGTACCCATGCAAGAATCTGCTGCTCCAGAGGAGCAAGAAGACCACAAACAGCTTATTTTGGCCTCTCAGGCCCATAATGAAGAACAGCAGGAGCTTGTGAAGCTGCCGCAggcaaagaggaagaagaaggtggTGAAAAAGTGGAGGGAAGAGTGGGCGGACACCTACAAATGGGCTTATGTAGATTCCATTGATGGCACGAATAGAATATTTTGTTCTGTTTGTAGAGAGTATGGGAGGAAGCATAGGAGGAATCCATATGGGAATGAGGGGAGTAGAAATATGCAGATGAGTGCGTTGGAAGAACACAATAATAGCTTGCTCCACAAGGAGGCTCTTCGTCTTCAAATGGCATCCAAGGACAAGTGTCTGCCCGCTATTGAGAGGCCTGTCTATATAAAAG ACTTAATGTTGAAGAGTGCTGGGTCGATTCTTGAATCTGTATTGAGAAGGGATCCTCACGAAGTTGAGTTTATACAGTCTGTGCAAGAGGTGGTTCATTCTTTAGATCGTGTATTGTCGAAGAACTCTCA GTATGTTCACATCTTGGAGCGCTTGTTAGAACCTGAGCGAGCAATAGTCTTCAGAGTGCCATGGGTTGATGACAAGGGAGAGACGCATGTGAACCGAGGCTTCCGTGTGCAATTCAGCCAGGTTCTGGGTCCATGCAGGGGTGGCCTTCGTTTTCATCCATCCATGAACCTAAGCATTGCCAAGTTTCTTGCTTTTGAACAG ACTATGCAAAATGCTCTATCACCATATAAACTTGGAGGTGCTGGGGGAGGGAGTGATTTTGATCCAAAAGGAAAAAGCGAGAGTGAG ATAATGCGTTTTTGTCAAAGCTTTATAAACGAGCTATATCGATATTTGGGGCCTGATCAG GATCTTCCTGCCGAAGATATGGGTGTGAGTCCAAGGGAAATGGGATACCTCTTTGGGCAGTATAGACGCATTGTTGGTCAGTTTCAG GGAAGTTTTACAGGACCAAAGATCTACTGGTCAGGTTCTAGTCTTCGAACTGAAGCTACGGGATATGGACTG GTTTTCTTTGCGCGTCTTATTCTGGCAGATATGAATAAGGAACTCAAAGGATCAAG ATGTGTTGTTAGTGGTGCTGGCAAGATAGCAATGCATGTCTTGGAGAAACTCCTATCCTGTGGTGCCATCCCTATTACTATATCAG ATTCTAAGGGCTACCTATTAGATGAAGAGGGATTTGATTATGTCAAATTTTCACTGCTTAGAGACATCAAAGCTCAACAAAGAAGCTTGAG AGACTATTTGAAATCACATGCACAGGCTAAGTATGTCGAGGATGCAAAGCCTTGGAATGAACACTGTGACATTGCATTCCCCTGTGCTTCACAAAATGAAATAGACCAACCTGATGCTGTTGCTTTAGTTAATTCTGGTTGCCGCattctaatagaag GTTCAAACATGCCCTGCACCCCTCAAGCAATTGATGTTCTGAGAAAGGCTAAAGTTCTGGTTGCTCCAGCAAAGGCAGCTAGTGCTGGTGGG